The following is a genomic window from Triplophysa dalaica isolate WHDGS20190420 chromosome 22, ASM1584641v1, whole genome shotgun sequence.
AATTACATATAACCCCACCCCCTTTATTTCCATCCAGATATATTCacagtgatatatatatatatatatataatacatctAATTAATCTTGAACTCATCCAATTATAAATGTCGTTAACAGTAGTGTGGACATCACAGCTCAGGCTTTATTGAGCTGTGGGTCCAGATGCTGTCCAGACTGTATAAATCAGCTTGTCATGGCATCTTATGTAATGTCGTCTGTTGAGAGTTTGTCATTGTCTGAACTCCAATTGTTCAGAAAACAAAGTAGTTATTTGTTTGTGTCATCATGTTAAAGTTTCCTTGTTAGTCTATcctaaaaaaatgaatgtttctgcaactatttgtctttttgtttgttaaccTGTGCAACCTAACTAGTGATATTGATATGGACATTGCCGTTGagtctttgtttattttttaggtGCCAGCGTGTAGCTGCGTTATTTACCGCGCAGTCTGCCATTGTGATGTGCTTGGCGGCTGTCTTTGGATCCACCTCTGCCAGCAGCTCCTTCACCTTCTTCAACACGCTCATTTCCAGCGGTTTATTTTCTGCCGGTAGAAGACTGGACTGATACTTTCCTGGCTTGAAGGAAGAGCAGGTCTCCACCAGTGGGAGAATGAAGCCTTCCATCCCGTCTTGAGATCCAGAGCCTGGACTTTGGCCCTCCTCCACTCTCAGCCTCTCCACATAACTCTTACAGGGCGAAATGGGGGCTTGTCCGGGTCTCAGCTCACAGTAGCTGCCCCCAGGCTCTGAATTCTCGGATGGGTACCCGTGGGCTGGTGTGGAGTGGGTGGGGGGCGTGTCTGAGCAGGAAACGTTGTTATTGGAGGAGGAGGATGGTGAGAGATGGGGATCACTCGAACGCCGCATCACGGGTGAGGGCGGGATTACGGCAAGGATACGTCCACCTGAGCCATGTCTGTGGCGTGAGACTGGATACATACACAAGAACCAAAATCAACcaatcaaaacatttacaactaAAGTTGGAAatttctgttatattttagtGACCCTCGTGTTTTTCCGAACCTGTGTATTTGTAATTGTGAAAacataaaactattaaaaagctATAGcgttcctgttgctcagtggtaagtGCGTGGCACTAATAACGCCAACtgttatgggttcgatcccagaggattgcgcACAATTTAAGTCaaggcatctgccaaatgtattaatgtaaatatatcataATCCGCTTGTTAAATCTGACATCACTCACAACCATATATGGAATATAGTGTTTCCCGGTCCAACCACTCAATCATAGAACAGTTAGAAAAAATCCCAATATGCAGTCATGGCGTGATGTAAAGCTGCGGAAAAAACTCCATCCCATCATTTATCTCCAACAGGAAATCACAAATCGCCACACTGCCATAATTTTcttatgaattattaaaatagtGAAGTCAGGAGACTTTAGTGTACACTGCGAGTTAAATATATAGCTTAAATGCGTGATATAACAGTGCTAAAAACagctattttaatataatacccTCCATTGAAATGAGTGGAGCCTTGGACCCGGAAACAGTTCTCCTTACGACACAATTTAACAAGCAAATAGTTGCTACAGACTCTTTTAAATATACTACTTTAATCgtaatatttgtcttttttaagcTTATGATtctcattttttctttctttctttaacttCCAAATAATCGAGACGAAGAAAGATTTGAAACTAGTTAGCATTAGCGTTTTTATCTAGCACTATCAGTcggaaaaaatgtgtttgaatattcaaacacagatgtgtgtCTACTTACTGGGGGTGTAGGCAGGGGATAGTGGGCTCTCCCCCACCGGGGACAGGGGGCGACGATACTCTTGGATCTGATCCATACTCATGGCACAATTCCTCATAGCATCTTTATGATGTACAGTAGAAGGgctggaaaagacaaaaaagccTTTAGAATATAACATACatctgaaaaaagtttttttatccTTTCAAACATTCCATCGTGAAGCTCACGGTTACACTCTAAATAATTGCTggattattttcaacccagcgctgggtcaaaaagggacggacccaacctcttggttttaaataaacccatagtgggttgtttcaacccaaaatgctgttttgttttaatccattgttgggtcaaatataaactcTGGTGGGTTAAAGCAAtttggagattttagcggcatctagtggtgaggttgtaaactgcaaccaacggctcacttcacccctccctttcaaagcactacggtggctgacacaggagtaagatgtcgtcacgttttcgcttctttgctaaAGGAGATAACGTTTATAcgaaatgcactctgtagagcagttggtccgtttagggctactctagaaacaacatggtgaacttcatgtaaggggacccacggtgtatgttgatagaaatatctcattctaaagtaataaaaacacaacgcttcattatgtaaggtcttataCACCCCTGAAGACATAGTCAATAGGTCCTGCCAAATATtgcacacagcacctttaactTACCCCagcggttgggtttgtcccctTTTGACCTAATGCTgcatgggttgaaaataacccaacattttttagagtgtatccTATATTAAGCATATCTCGGCTTTtgtgtgaaaaacaacaactcACAATGTTTGGTGAGCACAACAACTCACATGACTAAAACTAGGCACTAAGCTACACACACTCAGTGCTACAGGGAGATTGTGACACTACAGAATACATGCATGGAAGCAGGTGAagtgatgtgtttttatgtgacCAAATCTGTTTGGAAAGATAAATAGGTGTGGGGTGGGTGAGAGGGGGGGGGGTCTGTGCCAGCtgtgaacacacacatcacacaccaGCTGCTGCCCTCTGCAGGTTTCACTTCGGGCTCGACTGCCTGAGATTCAGCTGGCTCTGTTGGCTGGGCAGCACTGATGATACAAGACATCTTTAATGAGTAAATCACACCTGCATCGTGTCACGTGTGTATGACTGCATCAAAACAATGTGTATCCATCAGAACACCTGATCCCACACCTGACATACTTAAGGATTATCATtccgatatatatatatatatattattgttacaGTGTTGTTAAACACATGTGAGGCCCATATGAGATGCTACTTCCTtaaattaaagggatggttcacccgaAAATTCGATCATCATTAAAATTTTCCAAAACGGTGTACACTTCTTTGTTGTGCttaacacaaaaagatatttggaagaatgtcagtagccAGACgaatctcatcccccattgacttccatagtatttattttccatactatggcagtaaatggggaatgagatctgtttggttactgacattcttccaaatatcttcctttttgtaCATCAGATCAAACACGTGTATACGCGTGCAatctgagggtaagtaaatgatgacagaattttcacttttgggtgaaccatccctttaagttcTGAAGTGATACTTCTTTGTTAGCTGGTTTGGAGGAAGATGATCTGCCAGGTCTGATCTTTGAGAACTACTTTACCAAAAACAAGTTCATGAAAGTAACATCATTCATCTTCTACCTGTGAGGTATCATTTTCTCTGTCGTGAGTCCGTCTGTCATAGTAACGCTACGTCTCTTGATGTGCGCCCCCCTCTGAAATGATGGTGAATGTGCAGCTCCTGGTCTCCCACCAGCCAATGCAAACGTTGCCTCCAGGTACCTCAGTGGCAACGTTCGGTTGACCGGACACAGCAGCTGAGCTCCGCTCCGCGGGCATACGGCGCGACCCGTGCCAGCATGGTGCCTGACCAGCGTGGGCACAGAGTCAAAGCTCTCGTTCTCCAGCATGTACTGGATTTTACTTTGCCCGCTCTTGATCAGGACTTTACTGATCCTACAGTGAACAACTTCCTGCTGCCAGCGACAGGACAGGACGTAGTCGCCCACGGTGGACAGGGAGTCCCGGACGAGGAAGTCACCGCTACGTGAGACCAAAGATTCTGAGACCTGTGTTGACACAAAATAAAGAGGGAGAATGAAACTGTGCAATTATTGCTGGAGATATCGCAGTCTgtgtttaaagggaaagttcaaaaaatctttcatcatttaaagtTTGCTTTATGGCATATCAAAGCTGTACAATTTCTtttggaaaacacaaaagaagatattttgaagaatgttagaaacCAGACAGCATTGGCCCCCATTCCCTTCCATTGTGAGCATAAAACAATTGagtaatttctcaaaatatattatttgtgtaccgcagaaaaaagaaagtctcaaacatttagaatgacatgagggtaaatgatgactaaatgttgattttggggtgaactatctctttaaaacaGCATTGCCCACATTACCACCATGGCTCACCGTTAGAGCATTTGTGCAAGTTTATATACTCTATTTACTTAAGacgtttattattatttttcaaacagcTTTGAATTTTAGCATTTGTTTATAGGACAATGTAAACTTGAatccagtgttgggtaagttactctaaaAGAGTAATTTATCAccagttactaattacatattcaatggtGTAATCAGATTACTGTActaatgactctctccaaaaagtatttcttcacttattacttattactttctatatcctatatcaaccttgattaggtAAGTGaatcaaggatagacatgaaacgactctaTTAACTGAATTTTAATGTAAGacagtaaaatgtaatgtcaattccactattgtatATAGtaaacagtatttagttcaattgcatccaaagtaactgtaattaaattacagaaaaaataagagtaatccattactttcctttttaaagggaaaatttATTAAATTGCTTGAATCTCTCTTGGACGTACagtttaaagtatttttaaaaaatatgttatttttgtatattcagAAAATAAACCTGTGAAACAAAATTTTGGAACATGGCTAATATTCCACGTAAACTTGCTTCAATTTGTTGACTGTGTCAATCTTGTCCACTTCGATTTTGAGCTTTTTGTAAGTGAGTAAAACTAAAGCAAACATCTAAGAAAAGGTGTCTTTGCTCTCTCCTTCAGCAGATGGCGCTAGAGCACACGTATCAGGTCAGTGGTGCAGCATGGGGGCGTATCGCCATGGTGACTGGATACAGTTTTTAATAGAGAGGGCTGGAGTTTCTCTTTACTCCAGCTCAAGAAGGAATACATTATGGTAATGCCCAGATGGCTGCTCGCATAGTAGACATAGCGTGGGCAgccatttgagaaaaaaaagacaCCTACAAACATAGacagaaaaaatacacacacaacaaactcaaatacgtgcacacacaaaaagcttcatatactgtaaatagaggttaaaaaaaatgctacaAAAAGTGCTACCATGCACTCAAGTACTCTTTCAGccaaataaagttttgttaaaTGTGACATTAAACTGCAACATCTGTACACAGTTTCGACAGATGGTTTAGTATGCTTTAGTTTCTATAGATACGGTGCTCCTGTGAGTGACACTTCGCAACATTCTCAGTAAAGTCATAAAATAAGTGTTTGTCATATCGACACACTCTCACCTCTTGTGGAATATGGCCATGGTACCAGCCGTGGCTTCTCATGTCACTGCTACAGAGCTTCAGTTCCTCCTCCAGCTCCTTCCTCAGTTTCTCTGGGGGAGACTCCAGCAGATACTTCTCCTTGGAGAACTGCacagaacacacaaaaccaGCACGTACCGTAAGTTACGCTTCTccacatcacacacatacatgtgcCTGCTTGGCACTTACAATAAGTATTGATCGCtttagagaaaaaaatcttgGACAAGAATCGTAAGGTTTTATTGTCTCACTTATCAACCTGACATATCAATCCATACGAGGGATTATAAAGTCATCTGAGCCGCACAGAATTTCATTAAAGATGTCTGTTTCTTCATGTTTACACATTAAGCCTATCTTGGtttatcatttcttttatgCATCCTACTGACTACActataaaaaaagtgtaaaattaCGGCAGCTGGGGTGCCTTGgaaaaatgattttttgcatagCCAAATGACATGCTTTTCATGGCACTTTTACGAGTTGTAAATTAGCTTTCTGTCATTTGATCGTaattcaaaaatatgtgaaaatgttgtagataaaaacagtcaaataccatagtaaaatgtttttgtacagtGTAGATTGATCACCAACATTTTGTGGTCTGATGTGCAAATGGTTCTTTCCGGTTTATGAAAAAAACTTCAAATCTGCATGTTGTTTTGCTGCTGCTTCTAACTTTTATGTCAACAGTGACTCACATAAAGTCTTTTCCACAGCTAAATTACTAAAGATACACgttgacacaaacacaaacattctttTCTTGCCCAAAGATCAACATCGCCCCAGATGTGTCTGTTTGTACAACACAGCTCTTCGTCCagtaaaaaaagagaatgattTATGAGCGTGACAGTTAAAGTCTTAGGTCTCGACCCTCGGTCAGCAAGAAAACCTAatccaaacacagacacaatgtAATCAAGtcaataaaagagaaaacagagaaagcTCAAAGCACTAATAGGGCTGCGTGAGGTCAAAGAGAATATAAGAGCAGTACTGTTTGGTGAAAATGGGAGCAATAGGATCAATTTTGCAGTCCTGGGTCACTCTGATGGTCTCTGTCTCTCGGAGGTAAATTGATTAGACATCTGCTTCCTGTTCCTCTCAAAGTTCCTTCCTCTCTTCGACTCTCTTATACCCGTGGGTACTGAAGATGTTACATTTCAGCTATTCCACATTAATtggccgtgtgtgtgtgcgcttgtgcATTTGTATAATGTGAGAAAGTGAGGCTTGGTCAAGTGTATAAAGTTATTGCTTTGTCTATGCCTCCAGGGCCGAAGACACCACCTGGCTCTAACAGTCCTCTTTCATAATCTCATAGAGGTGTCCGTAATTGTTTTTCGCTGCTTGAAGATGGCCACAAGGTACGATAATCTGGTCTCATATTTTCTGGACCACAGGGAAAACTCCCTGTCTGCCGGTGATATGAGGTTCATATTGACTTATGAGACGCGGCTTTCACAGGAGATTATAACATTTTCCAATTTTTTCCTCGATGACCTGAATTTAGGAGTGAGTTGGCGAAGAATATTTCTATGAAGTTTCATCCATAGTGTGTTTTCTGTAGTACGACCAAAAGAATAAATACAAGATTTTATGaaatggaaaacacaaaaataagataaGATGAACA
Proteins encoded in this region:
- the sh2d3ca gene encoding SH2 domain-containing protein 3C isoform X3, yielding MTERCSLWSALSAAACCFYRGSFMQFSKEKYLLESPPEKLRKELEEELKLCSSDMRSHGWYHGHIPQEVSESLVSRSGDFLVRDSLSTVGDYVLSCRWQQEVVHCRISKVLIKSGQSKIQYMLENESFDSVPTLVRHHAGTGRAVCPRSGAQLLCPVNRTLPLRYLEATFALAGGRPGAAHSPSFQRGAHIKRRSVTMTDGLTTEKMIPHSPSTVHHKDAMRNCAMSMDQIQEYRRPLSPVGESPLSPAYTPISRHRHGSGGRILAVIPPSPVMRRSSDPHLSPSSSSNNNVSCSDTPPTHSTPAHGYPSENSEPGGSYCELRPGQAPISPCKSYVERLRVEEGQSPGSGSQDGMEGFILPLVETCSSFKPGKYQSSLLPAENKPLEMSVLKKVKELLAEVDPKTAAKHITMADCAVARILGVTKEMQRMMGVSSGLELLTLPHGHQLRLDLLERFYTMSIMMAVDLLGCTGSTEERAALLHKTIQLAAELKSNMGNMYGFAAVMKALELPQISRLEQTWITLRQRHTEGAILYEKKLKPFLKAMNDGKETCVLSNTSFPHVVPVLSLMERGVAAGEALETWESVESGVDVVMSHLEAARTIAHHGGLYRTNAESKLHDFKEREEVLEIFCTEFQMRLLWGSRGSEGSQAERYEKFDKVLTALSHKLEPPVRHSEL
- the sh2d3ca gene encoding SH2 domain-containing protein 3C isoform X2, whose amino-acid sequence is MTERCSLWSALSAAACCFYRGSFMQVQFSKEKYLLESPPEKLRKELEEELKLCSSDMRSHGWYHGHIPQEVSESLVSRSGDFLVRDSLSTVGDYVLSCRWQQEVVHCRISKVLIKSGQSKIQYMLENESFDSVPTLVRHHAGTGRAVCPRSGAQLLCPVNRTLPLRYLEATFALAGGRPGAAHSPSFQRGAHIKRRSVTMTDGLTTEKMIPHSPSTVHHKDAMRNCAMSMDQIQEYRRPLSPVGESPLSPAYTPISRHRHGSGGRILAVIPPSPVMRRSSDPHLSPSSSSNNNVSCSDTPPTHSTPAHGYPSENSEPGGSYCELRPGQAPISPCKSYVERLRVEEGQSPGSGSQDGMEGFILPLVETCSSFKPGKYQSSLLPAENKPLEMSVLKKVKELLAEVDPKTAAKHITMADCAVARILGVTKEMQRMMGVSSGLELLTLPHGHQLRLDLLERFYTMSIMMAVDLLGCTGSTEERAALLHKTIQLAAELKSNMGNMYGFAAVMKALELPQISRLEQTWITLRQRHTEGAILYEKKLKPFLKAMNDGKETCVLSNTSFPHVVPVLSLMERGVAAGEALETWESVESGVDVVMSHLEAARTIAHHGGLYRTNAESKLHDFKEREEVLEIFCTEFQMRLLWGSRGSEGSQAERYEKFDKVLTALSHKLEPPVRHSEL